AGTAATCAGCCGCTTCTGCGAATCTTTTGCACCTTGCCCTGGCTCAGGCTGCGCCACAGCCATTCGGCCGGACCCATCGCGAATCGAGTCGCATAGGGTTGCGACCAGAGCAGCATCGCCGCCCAGGCGCCGATCACGAACAGCGGCAGCACCGCTGGACGGACATGGGCGAAGAAGCCCAGGCCCCAGCCGTAGAAGATGGCGGTCATGACCAGGCTGGTGCCCAGATAGTTGCTGAGCGTCATGCGCCCCGCCGCAGCGATCCGGCCGACAAGGGGATTATCCTTGTGGCGCGCCAGCAGCCAGAGGATCAGCGCCGCCCAGCCGACCGTCAGCGGAATGCGGAATGGCAGCGACCAGGCCAGCGCCGCGCCATAGGTGGGAAGGGGCGCGAAACCGCTCCACCACGCCCACAGCGCCAGCGCGGTCATGGGCGGCACGCCGATCAGGAAGCAATGGCGCGCGGTCCGCCGATATTGCTCCGCGTCCCAGCCGCCGGTCAGGAAGCGGCCCTTCAGCATCGCCATGCCCAGCAACATGAAGCCCAGCGTCTCGAACCCATTGAACAACAGTCCCCAGAGCCAGTCGGTCGGGAAACCGGCCAGTTTCGTCTGGAGGATGGTGGAAAGGCCGCTGCGATAGGTAGCGATCTCGACTTGCGTGGCTGGGTCGGCGGGATCGGACAGGACGGCCATGAAGGCGGCGAAGCCTTCCCGCGTGGCGGCGCTGGCATCAACCCCGGTGGCGGCATGGCCCCAGAGATAGAGGCTGCCGATGAAGGCGGTGACCAGCAGGAACTGGAGCAGGAAGAAGAGGAAGGCGCGCTTGACCAGATCCAGCGGCTGCAAATGGACGAAGAGCAGGGCGAACAGGCTGGCGATCGCATAGACCCGCAAGATATCGCCCCACCACAGCAGGAAGAAATGCGCGCAGCCGATGACGAACAGCCATCCGGCGCGGATCATCTGCGTCCGGCGGCCGTCGTGGCCCGCCATCTCCTCCTTGTCGATCAGCAGCAGCATCGACGCGCCGAACAGCAGGGCGAACAGGCCGCGCATCTTGCCGTCGACGAAGATCAGGCTGACCGCCCAGAAGGCAATATCCCCGGCCGAAGGCGATCCCGCCACCGCCGGGTTGAAATAGGCGTTCTGCGGCAGGGCGAAGGCGGTGATGTTCATCCACACGATGCCCATCACCGCGCAGCCGCGCAGCACGTCCATGGCGGGGATGCGGGGGGAGGCGGTCATGCGGCGGCGGTTCCTTTGAGGGGCTGGTCAGAGCGCCAAGGCTCTGCCAATGCGCCTAGCCATGAATGACGCCCGCAAGCAACGGATAAGCGACGCCTTCGGCGCGGCGGCCGGGCAGTATGAGGCCCATGCCGGGCCGCAGCGGCTGGCGGCGACGCTGGTCGCCGACCTTGCCCGGCGGCAGAAGCCGGACGGCGGGGCGCGCATATTGGAAATCGGCTGCGGCACCGGCTTTCTCACCCGCGACATCCAGGCCCGCTGGCCCGGCGCGGAGTTGATCGCGACCGATATTTCTCCCCGGATGCTGGAGCAGGCTGCATCGCACGGCCGGGTTGCTGGCCGGTTCCTCACCATGGATGGCGAAGCGCCACCCTTTGACGGGCCATGGTTCGACCTGATCCTGTCCAGCCTGGCCTTCCAGTGGTTTGATGACCTGCCGGTGGCGATCGAACGGCTGGCGGGCCTGTTGCGGCCGGGCGGCAGCCTGATCTTCTCGACCATGGGGCAGGGTAGCTTCGCTACCTGGCGCGCAGCTCATGTGGCTTGCGGGTTGGAGGGCGGCGTGCCCGCCTATCCCACGCTCGATGCGCTGCGCGCGATGCTGGCGGGCCATGACGATGCGTTCGCCTTCGAAGAGACGGTAGTGCTGGAGACGACGGGTGCGCGTGCGCTGCTGGCGCATCTCAAGGGGATTGGCGCTGTGGTGCCGAACGAAGCGCATCGGCCACTGGGACCGGCCGCGCTGCGCCGGGTGATGGCGGCCTATGACGCGGCGGGCGGTCGCGACGTCTATCAATTGCTGCTGGGCCGGGTGACGCGCGCCGATCGGCCCTAGGATATTATCGCAAAGTGCGTATGCGCGAAGGATAGGCCCGGCGCGCGGCGATCCGGGCGATGGGCAGGCCGACGAGGATGCAGTGGGAGAAAAGCTGGTTGCCGATGCCCCAGGCAATCTTTCCGATCGGTTGCCCGGCATAGGCATCGGGCAGCCAGAGCGCGGGCCAGCGCGTCGGCCGGACCAGCCAATACATGATGATCCAGAGCAGCAGGCCGTAGAGCAGACCGGCAAGGATGGGATGGCGTCGAAGGCTGGGGCTACGCCGGGCCACGGCCATATAGGCGGCGGCCATGCAGGCGATGATCGCGAAATGGACAGCCAGACCGACCAAGGCCCAGAGCCAGGCGGGTTCCCCCTTGGCGCCGCCGCCGAACGGGCCACTCGCGACGAATTGCAGCACGGCGAGCGGAGACATGCCTGCCATACCGGCGAAGATGAAGGCGGACAGAATGTCGAGCGTGCCGGCGACCAACGTCGCCTGGATGATCCTCTCGCGCATAAGGTGCTCCCTTATTTGTGGGACGGATCATGACAGATTGAGAGGGGATTGTCTTGATGGGGCGAATGTCAGTCGGGTAGTCGTTCGAAACCCATGCCGATCGCCAGATCGTCCCAATGTGGGTTCAGTTCCTCGATTAGCGCAATTTCCCAGGCGCGATTCCATTTCTTGAGCCGCTTCTCACGAAGGATCGCTTCGTCCATCGTGCCATGTTGTTCGAACCACATCAGCCGGTTCACGCCATGGTCATGGGTGAAACCCGGAACTGCGCCGATCCGGTGCTGGTGGACACGCTGGATCAGGTCAGACGTGACGCCGATATAGAGCGTGCCGTTGCGCTTGCTGGCAAGGATATAAACGCAAGGCTGACGGATGCGATGCATCCGTTCTTGTTACATGCCCGTCGTTCCCGCGAAAGCGGGAACCTATCTCGCCCTCGGCAATCCAGTCGCGTAACGAGAATTGGGTCCCCGCCTGCGCGGGGACGACGGAGGAGGGTGGGTTAAAGTTCCGCGTCCATCAGGGCCGGGAAGAAGCCTTCATGGGCACTGCGCAGCGCGTCGAGCGAGACGCCAGCGACGTTGGCGCCGCCTGTCGTGCCGATCTTCACCGCGCCTGCAATCTCGACGCCCGCCGGGGCTGCGACGATGTAGCGACCCTGATCCTCTCCGAAGGCGGATGCTGTGGTCAATGCGATGTCGAGCGTCGCACCGATCTTCCCGGCCAGCGCCATTTCCGCGACCGTGACCAGAAGGCCGCCGTCCGAAATGTCATGGACCGCGTTGACCTTGCCTTCCGCGACCAGCGCGCGGACGGTGTCGCCATGGGCGCGTTCAACGGTCAGATCGACCTTGGGCGCGTCGCCGGCTTCGCGGCCCGCAATCTCGCGCAGCCAGATTGACTGGCCAAGATGGCCACCTTCTCCGCCGATCAGCCAGATCGCGTCGCCTTCCGCCTTGAACGCCACGGTCGCCATGACGTCCACATCCTTCAGCAACCCGATGCCGCCGATCGCCGGGGTCGGCAGGATCGCGCTGCCGCCGCCGGTCGCCTTGCTCTCATTGTAGAGCGAGACATTGCCCGACACGATCGGGAAGTCGAGCGCGCGGCAGGCGTCGCCCATGCCGTCCAGGCAGCCGGTAAGCTGCGCCATGATCTCGGGCCGCTGGGGGTTGGCGAAGTTCAGACAGTTGGTGACGGCCAGCGGGGTCGCGCCGACCGCGCTCAAATTGCGATAGCATTCGGCGATCGCCTGCTTGCCGCCTTCATAGGGATCGGCATAGCAATAGCGCGGCGTGCAGTCGGTGCTGATCGCAATGCCCTTTTGGCTGCCATGGACGCGCACCACGGCGGCGTCGCCGCCCGGACGCTGCACCGTGTCGGCGCCGACCATATGGTCATATTGCTCCCAGATCCAGCGGCGGCTGGCGATGTCGGGTGACCCCATCAGCTTCACCAGATCCGCGCCGATGTCGGTGCTCTCGGTGATCTCGCCCAGCGGCTGGACCCCCGACCAGCGCTTATAGTCGTCCTTCGGCATCGACGGACGGTCGTAGAGCGGCGCGTCGTCGGCGAGCGGGGCGAGGGGGATGTCGCAGACGATCTCGCCCTTATGCTCCAGCACCATGCGGCCGGTGTCGGTGACATGACCGATCACCGCGAAATCCAGCTCCCACTTGCGGAAGATGCTTTCCGCGAAATCTTCGCGACCGGGCTGCAGCACCATGAGCATCCGCTCCTGGCTTTCCGACAGCATCATTTCATAGGTGGTCATGCCGGTTTCGCGCTGTGGCACGTCGTCCATCTTCAAATGGATGCCGACCCCGCCCTTCGATGCCATCTCGACGCTGGAGGAGGTGAGGCCCGCCGCGCCCATATCCTGAATCGCGACGATCGCATCGGACGCCATCAGTTCCAGGCACGCCTCGATCAGCAGCTTTTCGGTGAACGGGTCGCCGACCTGCACGGTCGGGCGTTTGGCGTCGGCGTCGTCGCCGAAGTCAGCGCTGGCCATGGTCGCGCCATGGATGCCGTCGCGGCCGGTCTTCGACCCGACATAGACGATCGGATTGCCGATGCCGGACGCGGCGCTGTAGAAAATCTTGTCGGTGTCTGCGATGCCCACGGTCATTGCATTGACCAGGATATTGCCGTCATAGGCGGGGTGGAAATTCACCTCGCCGCCCACGGTCGGCACGCCCACGCAATTGCCATAGCCGCCGATGCCATGCACCACGCCGCTGATGAGATGCTTCATCTTCGGGTGATCGGGACGGCCAAAGCGCAGCGCGTTCATGTTCGCCACCGGGCGTGCGCCCATGGTGAAGACGTCGCGCAGGATGCCGCCCACGCCGGTTGCCGCACCCTGATAGGGTTCGATGTAGGACGGGTGGTTGTGGCTCTCCATCTTGAAGATGGCGGCCTGCCCATCGCCGATATCGACCACGCCCGCATTCTCGCCGGGGCCGCAAATGACCTGCGGACCCTTGGTCGGCAGCTTCATCAGATGGATCTTGGAGCTCTTATAGCTGCAATGTTCCGACCACATGACCGAGAAGATGCCGAGTTCGGTCAGGTTCGGCTCGCGGCCGAGGGCGCTGCGAACGCGGTCATATTCTTCCGGGCTGAGGCCATGTTCGGCGACGACTTCCGGGGTGATCTGGGTGGCGGTGCTGGACATGAGCGCGCCTTTAACGACGGTGCGGGCGAATCACAATGGTAGGTGTAGGACGGATATGCCTTTCCGCACTTCATTCGCGCCCGGCGCGGATTGCCGCGCCGCCGGCGAAGGGCGTGATGGCCACCAGTAGCAGGGATGCCGCGCCCAGGAATTTGAGCGCCGCGCCACTACCGTCGCCCAGCGTCCCCGCTCCGAAGATCAGCAACGGCACCGCCAGCGGCAGCGCGAGTAACCCCGCCAGCGCACCGCTCGACCGCAGCCCTGCGGTCAGCGTCGCCACCAGCAGCCCCAGTGCGGCCAGCGCGGGTGTTCCGATCAGCAGTCCCAGTTCCAGTTTCAGGATCGTGCCGATTTCCAGCTTCAACAGGGCGGCGGCGGGCAGGGTGGCGATCATCAGCGGGGGACCAAAGCCCAGCCAGTGGGCGATCAACCGCGCCGTCACCACCATTTCTTCACCGATGCCGCGCAGCGCGATCTGGTCCAGCACGCCCGCTTGCGTGTCCGGTGCGATGAGCCGGTCGACCGGCAGCAGGCTGGCGAGCAGCGCCGCGATCCACAGCATTCCCCCGCCGGTTCGCGCCAGCAACGCCGCGTCCGGCCCGACCGCGAAGGGATAGAGGCTGGCAACCAGCAACAGGAAAGCGATCGGCAGCCACAGACCGGCCGATCGCCATGCCTGGGTCAGGTCGCGGCGGCCGAGCAGCCAGAGCGTCCTCATGCCGCTTCCCCCTGATAATCGGCAAGCGCCACGGTCACGGGCGCCGCGATCGGCAGGGGCTGATGCGATGCCGCGACGACGATCCCGCCCGTCGCCAGATGTCGCGCCACCGCCTGACCCAACAGGTCGAGCGAGGCCGTGTCCAGCCCGTTGCCCGGCTCGTCCAGCAGCCAGACGCCCGCGCCGCTCGCGATCACGCGCGCCAGCATCGCGCGCTTGCGCTGCCCGGTCGATAGCATCCGCACCGGCACGTCGGCCAGAGGTTCGAGCGCCATCGCTGCCATCGCCGCTGGCACCGCTTCCGGCCCGGCCCGGTCCAGCTTCGCCCAGAAATCCAGTGCACGGGTCAAGGACGCCTCGCCGTCCAGCGCCAACCGTTCATCGGCCAGGGCGACGCCGCCCGATCGTTCCACGGTGCCGGAAAAGGCGGGCAGCAGTCCGGCGCAGACCCGCAGCAGGCTCGATTTGCCGATGCCATTGGGACCGGTCAGCAGCGCGCCGCCACCCGGCTCCAGCGTCAGGCCAATCCCGCGGAACAGCATCCGTCCACCACGCAGGCAGGCGACATCGGTCAGGCGCAGCGCCGCGCCGCTCATGGCGAAACCATATCCTCCAGCACATGCATGTCGATGTCGGACAGGCCGAAATGATGGCCGATCTCATGCACCACCACATGGGTGATGAGTGCGTCGAGCGGCACGCCCGTTTCGACCCATTCGTCAAGCAGCGGCCGACGGAAGAGATGGACGGTCGGCGGCGTGTCCCCGGTTTGCGCTTCATGCCCGACCGGGCGGCCGGTGTAGAGGCCGGTGAGGCCGAACGGGTCGTCTATCTCCATGTCCTTCAATATGTCCGCGTCGGCGAACTCCTCGACGAACAATATGACATTGGCCAGATATTCGCTGAAAGGCGCGGGCAGGCGACCCAGCGCTTCCAGCGCGAGCGTTTCAATCTCTTGAGTGGTGGGAGCGAAGCGGGATGGTTGACCGTTGGATGACATGGCAGGCACATAAACCCAAAGCATTGGATCGGGATAGAGTCATGATTGTCAGATTGAACGAAGAACAACGCGCGCTGGCGCTGGCTGATTTGCCCGAATGGACGCCGGTGGCTGAACCGGAGGGCATATCGCGCCGCTTCACCTTCCCCGATTTCAACGCCGCCTTCGGCTTTATGACGCGCGTCGCGATCCTGGCGGAAAAAGCCGACCATCATCCCGAATGGTCGAACGTCTATAACCGGGTCGATATCATCCTCACCACCCATGACGTCGGCGGCTTGTCGCGGCGCGACATAGACTTGGCCCATGCGATCGACGCGCTGCTGGGGTGATGGTCAGGAAACCGGCGGCGTCTCGATCCGGTCTTGATAGCCTTTGAGCGCAGAGATCACCGTTGGATCGCTCGCATAGCGGCGACGCAGCATCGCCAGCTTCGCGTCGGAACCCTGACATAATTCCGCAACATTTTCCTCGATATAGGCGCGACGCTCGGCGTCATAGGGTTCTTCGCCCCGGAAATGGTCGCAACTATCGCGCGTCACCATGAACTCGGTGACTTCGCGTGGGAAAGGCGCGGCGCTCGCCGCCACGTCGGAGGGCGGCAGGTCTAGCGGGAAATAGGGCGCGGGCTGCGCGCGCACCGTTACGATCGGGCCGGGCCTGGGTGGGGTCGCGGGCGGGGCTGGCGGAGGCAGGGGCGCGGCGTTGTCGACAAGGGCCAGCGGCGGCGCGGACATGGCATTGTCCGCCTGGACGCTGTCGTCCGACGCGCGGCAGCCGGCGACCAGCGCCAGCATCATCACTATCGGAACCAGCACCACACGCCTGCTCACCCGATTTCCTCCCGCAAGCTGGCGATCAGATCCGCGACATGCGGCAACCGCGACTCTTCCTCGTCGAGGATCGCCAGAAACGCGGCCCGCCTATAGTCGCGGAGCAGGTCGGGGGAAAGACGGCTTGCTGCGGGAACACTCGAAATCACGATGTCCAGAAGCCGCTCGACGCCATGCAGGCGCCCCCACAGATAGTCATTCTCGCGATAGACCCTGCTAAAAAAAGCTCCAAAATTATTGAATTCTATGCCTTTAAGTGTCGCCTCCGCGCCGCCGGACCGGATTGCCGTGCAATCTTCGGGGGAGATTCGGTCGACTTTTACCGGATCATATTCATCGACAGTGTCACCTTGGAGCAACGGTAATGTGGCGATGTCGGTGAAGGGAAAGCCGAGATAGGCGAGCAGCATCGTCCGCCGCCCGCCCCTGGGCAGCCCGGCGAAAGCCTCCGCCAGCATCAGGTCCACTCCGTCATCCCGCGCCTTGAGGCCGCGCGCCCGCTCCACCGCTGCCAGTGCGGCGGCGGCGTCGGTCGGCACCATTTTGGCTGCCGCAACCACCTCAGCCCCATGGAAATCGCTATCCTCGCATTCGGCATAGAGCGTCAGCGCGCCGTAAATGGCGTCGCGCATCGCCGCCACCGCCGGATCGTCGGCGTCGGCCTCTATCTCCAGCGTGTCGGCCAGCCGGCGCGCCAGATAGCGCAGGCGGCGGATGCGAAAGGCCAGATCATGGGCGCGGAAGAAGGCGACCGGGGCCGATGCGGACCCGCCCGCCTCGTTCAACTGGTCCGCGCCGACATTGCGCACCTCCGCCCAGATCGCCTGGCGATAGGCTTCGCGCATCATTGCGCTGTCCTCGCCGCTAAGGCGAAAAAGCAGGTCGCACAGGGTTTCGACGATGCCGGAGAGCTTGAGATGCCCATAGGCGGGATAGGCGTATCCAGCCGCGCTGGCCGCCCGCTGCTGCGCCTTGGCGCGCCAGGCGGACAGGCGCGCGGGTGTCGGCCGGTCGAGGAACAGCATCCTGCCGATCGCGCTTTCCACTTCCGCTTCGATGCCGGGGCGCAGGGCGGTGAAGATGTGCCGCATCTGCCTTATCCTCGCGGAATGGCGGTCGATCGCTTCCAGATTGTCGCGAATCGGCTGTTCGCGCGGAATGTCGCTGAGCGCGCCGAAGATGGTGCGGAAGAAGCCGGGCAGCGGGGCGTTCTCGCCGGTCGGGGTCTCCACCTGCTCGCCTTCCCGGTTGAGCCGAATGGAGCGATGACCCGGCTTGGGATCGATATAGACGAAGCGCCGATCCACCTCGCGCCGCGACGGCCGGTTGCGGAGCGCGCCGATCGCCTGGGCAAAGGGCGCGTTGGCCAGCACCGATCCGTCGATCAGCACGGCGTCCTCCGCCGTTCCGCGCGCGGCATGGCGGGGCAGGGCGCGGGCCAGGAAAGCATCGCGCGTCGGCCAGTTCCGATGCTTGCGTTTCAGCACGCGATCCAGTTCGCGCACGGTGAATGGCGGGAAGGCGCCGGGGAAGCTGGCGGTCGCCCGCGCGGCGAAGACCAGTTCGGCCGGATCGGCGAAGAGCCGTTCGCTTCCATCCTGGTGGCCACCGCTTTGCTTCCCGCCGCGCGCGCGGAAGCCGATCGACAGCCGATGTTCGGTCTCGATTACTTGAGGCGGGCTGTTGAGGTTGAGGCTCTGTGCATGACCCTCAAAATCGGTGACGGTCACGAACAGGTCGAGCGGATGGCCTTCGGGCAGCAGCGCTGGCCCGCGCTCGGCCGCTGCCATCGCGTCGAAGGCGTCGAGGATCATCGTGGTGAAAACCTCCCCGCCGAAGGGCGGCTCGAACCAGCGCGACCGGATGAGGCGGGACAGCTTCATCCGCACCTCCTCCCGCGTGTCGGGGGCGACGGTGCGCTCCACCGCATCGCCCGGCCGGCGCGCCGCCATCCATACCAGAGGCGTCGCCCAGAATTTCGTCATGGCGCGCGCCGGGCGGGCGTCGGGGTCCAGCAACCGGTCGACGTCGGCATTGTCCAGCCACAGGTCGGTCAGCGGCTCCAGCGACTGGCCCGTCTCGATGGCCTGGGCCAGGAAGATGCCGTTGATCCCGCCCGCACTCGCGCCGGCGATGATGTCGGGCATGACCCGCAGTCGGATGCCGTTTTGCGCCTCGATCGCCTCCAGCAATTGGCGATAGATGGCCTCACTGCCTGTGCTGGGCGGCGCATTGTCGTGGAAGGCCCGACTTGCCCGCGCCAGCCGCCATATCTCCTTGGTGATGCCGTGCATGTAGATCGCCAGGCTGATGCCGCCATAGCAGACCAGTGCCAGCCTCAGTTCCCGCTCCTTCATAAGGGATGGATCGCAGAGGCAGGGGGGAATGTCGAGGGGATGAAATGTCCCAGGCACCTCCTAGAGGGAGCTACCCAACCGAAAATTCCGCCCAGATCGGCAGATGGTCGGACGCCGTGCGCGCCGCCGCGCTTTCGTGGACGCCGCAGCGGGTCAGCTTCAGTCGTCCGCAATGCATGATCCGGTCGAGCTTTGCCACCGGCCGCCGCGCATGGAAGCTGCGGCCGCATGGCGCAAAACTGAAATGGCGGGCGAAATCGGCCAGGCAGCCGCGCCCGGCGCTCCATTCGTTGAGGTCGCCCATCAATATCGTCGGCATCGCCGCACTCTGCGTCGCGGCATGGATCACCGCCGCCGCCTGCCGCCGCCGCCACAGGCCCGACAGGTCGAGATGCATCCCGAACACGCGCACCGCGGCGCCTTTGAGCCTGATCTCCGCCATGGTCGCGCCACGCGGCTCCAGATAGGGGAGGTGGAGCACATTATGCGCCGCAATCTCCGCTTCCTTCCGCACCAGCAGGGCGTTGCCGTGCCACCCCATGGAATCGACATGGACGTTGAGCGGCACCGGCTTGTAGCAGCTCAGATTGTCGAGCAGCAGCGGCGGGATCGCGGCGGAGCGTATGCCGAAACGCCGGTCCGCTTCCTGCAAGGCAATGATGTCCGCATCCACCTCCGCCAGCACCTCCAGCACCCGTTCCGGCACCCGTCGCCGGTCGGTGCCGATGGCCTTGCGGATATTATAGCTGGCTACGCGGATAGTTGCGGGCATGTTGCCGTCAATAACGCGCAGTCATTGCGATTGTTGCCTGGACGTGGCAGCGCAAAGTTCGACGATCTTCTTGGCCAGATCCGCCTTGTCTGCCGGTGCCGTCACTTCGGCGAGATAATCCTTGCCCGTTTGCAGGCAGGATGCGCGTCCCAAACCGGTGGTCAGATTCTGCGCGGCGACGCCGGTGGAAAACAGTTTCCCGATCCCCAATCCCAGTTTCGGCTTGTTGTCGTTCTGCGCCAGCGCGACCCCGGTGTTGAAGCTGCCGAACACCGACAGGGCATCGCGTTTGTCATCGCTCTTGGCAAGTCGACCGAACTTGGTGGCGATCTCATAATAATCCTTCGCCTTGGCGCTCACATTTCCTTCCAGGGTCTTGGTCAGTCCGGAAAGACGGTTGACCTCTGCCTGCCTGGTCTGGAAATCGTTTGTCAGGGTAGCGGTTGTCCGCCCGCCCAACTCCGTGGTGATGCCGGCCAATCTGACCTGGTCGTCCGCTGTCGCGGCTGCGGCCAACCCGTTGATCCGGTCGCGTTCCCTGGCCTTGTCCAGTATCTTCTGGGTATCTTCCTGCGCCTGCTGCGCATTGGCCTGGGCCAGGATATGTTCCTGCATGGCGCGTTCGGCGCCCTGCTTGTCCTTGTAGGCGCGATCGACCGGATCGTTGCTGGTCTCGTCTTTGTTGTCGACCTTGTTGGTCCCGAAGATGAGGGCCAGGTCCGTTCTGCACGGCTGATTGCGGGCGCAGGGCCGGGCGACCGCCACCGGGACATAGGCGGCATCCAGCGACTTCATGCCGAAGGAAAATTCGGTGCCGGGCGTGTCGGCCGTGGCGGCGGCCAGTTGCAGGCCCACCTGCAATTTCGATGAATAGACCAAAGGCGCCTGCGGCAATTGGGCGCAGCCGCCCAGAGCCAGCGCCAACACCGAAGCGTACAGATGTTTTTGAACGATGCTCACTGCTTTTCTCCCCCCAGACATAAGTCAGTTCCGTTGAAGCCGCCCGCCTCCAGCGCCTGCACCAGCCGTTCCACATCGGCCGCTTTCGGCTGGAACAGGATGATCGTGCAGCGCTGAGAATCCTGCACATAGGCGGCGGTTTCGGCGGCATAGCCCAGCGTCGTCCCCTGGCTTTGCGCCACGACCCCCAGGCCTGCCGATCGGACCAGCAGCATGGATTGCGCATTTGCTGGTTTCACGCGCACGATTCCCGGCACGATTCGCGTTTGCGGGTCCGCGCCTTCTATGCGAACGATCGTGCAGCCGCTGGACAGGCAACATGCCGCCAGCAGCAGATTGGTGCGCCACCCCATCGTCTTCCCCACCCAGGCGAATCAGAACCTATCGCAATTGCACGCCGATGCGTAATCGTAATCCTATCGGAACTGGAGAAGATCGCCGCTATTGTGTTCCGTATATGTTCTGATATGCCTCAACCATGGCCAAGGCAAAGCGTAAATTCGTCTGTCAGCAATGCGGCACCGTCT
This genomic stretch from Sphingobium sp. BYY-5 harbors:
- a CDS encoding endonuclease/exonuclease/phosphatase family protein translates to MPATIRVASYNIRKAIGTDRRRVPERVLEVLAEVDADIIALQEADRRFGIRSAAIPPLLLDNLSCYKPVPLNVHVDSMGWHGNALLVRKEAEIAAHNVLHLPYLEPRGATMAEIRLKGAAVRVFGMHLDLSGLWRRRQAAAVIHAATQSAAMPTILMGDLNEWSAGRGCLADFARHFSFAPCGRSFHARRPVAKLDRIMHCGRLKLTRCGVHESAAARTASDHLPIWAEFSVG